The following DNA comes from Papaver somniferum cultivar HN1 chromosome 4, ASM357369v1, whole genome shotgun sequence.
cCAAGTTTTTATTTTTACGTGTGCTCGAGGTTTCTAATGCTACTAAATATTTTCTAGATATTGATTTGGTTTACATGATAACTCGTatatatctcttttttttttcctgcttTGACCTTtattttaaatataaaaataatcaaatcCAAATAAAAACTCCCGGATCCATACGAGGTATAATCGTCAAAACAAAAACCACTAAAAATGTTATTTATTAATTgaatttatattttttatctcGTTTAAATGTTTTTTAAGAGATTTACACAACGATTTAAACTACGTACAAGTGAAAGCCGTAGTGAAAAATGCTTTGTACGAGACTCTTTTTTTTAATGACTTCCAAGTAAAGAGCTAAGCAAGGAGGAACCTCAGCCACAATGCGCTTAGTGTGGTCTGGCCATATCAAGAATATGCACTTTTGAGTACAAACATGTTTTTTAACACTCTTACACCAATTAGTACTGTGAAGAATATTAAAACTGTCTCTCCTCACAATGTACACACACTTTACTTCTTCTATGACTGCCAACTCTGTGTCTTTCTCTCATTCTTCTATATAAGTAGACTCCTAAGTCCTAACCATGTTCACTCTCTACCACTTTTAGCCAGTTTTGAGTGTTGTTGCTTGTAATAGTAGTTTTACAAGTATCTCTTGATCAAAATGGCAGATAATAACCCACCAAGATCGTGGAAATCTATTTTGAGTGATAACTTACATGATTACAGTGAAAAGACACCTGAGGAACAGGAAGCATTGGAGAACTTCTTTCGCATCAATGCTATTCTTTTAGTTAATCGCAACGAACCAAACCGTTGGGAGAAGATTGCTAGGGAAATTGGTGGCGGAAAAGCTGCTTCACAGGTTGAAAGTCTATACAGGGATACTATAGAATATGTTCATCTCATGACACCCGAGTGGGCAATTCCTCCAGTGAACGAAGAAGGATATGGTGATTCAgaagaaagcagcagcaacaacaacgacAAAGCAACTTAACAGTCATGATTTTAGCTTTTCTTGCATGTATGCATGGGGAGATAAAAATGGGGAGAAAGATTTTAGTCTTCTCTTGTATTAGAATTACTTCGAGTGAAATTGAAATCATCTGTATGAAATGAAATCTCTTTACCTCTGTCTATCTGCTATTGAAACAgtaatccttttttttcttttgacagGAAACAGCATCCTTGACCAGGCTGATTCAACAGGATGATTTAGGACATGGGATAAGTTTGTGATAGGCTGTAGTattctttctctcttctttcaACTTTTCCATAACAATTAACAAGTGATGCAGTAATCATTTTGAGATCCCACGATATCCAGTCCCCAGAATTGTTGACAGGCTAATTTAAACTCTCAACTCTCACACATAGGATTGTCTCTCCAGAGCTATTATATTTGAATCCAGTTTGCCAATAGGCAATGGATTGGATGGCCACAGTCCATTCTCATAGTCCTACTGGCTATCAGGCAagtaaaaaatgttgaaatttacttcataaacaaaataaaataaaaatgccaaCTGCAGCATAAAGGTTGCACAAGATATTAAAATAGTTACAAGTTCTTAGATCCCTATATAAGGCTTAGAGGTGATAATAAGAATCTGACAATTTCATTAGAAACAAGCCAAGCATTACAAAATTCCGAACAGAGTTGAGAGTAAACTCTaacaaccaaaaattctgaataGAAGGAGCGAAATGATAAATTAATTTTCCAGTTCACTAATACCTAACAAATTGCCGGTTATCATCTTTTTGTTTACCATAAGGATTGTCTCGATTAATCCCATGGCGACTTCCATCCACTTTACGACTCTTCTTTCTAAATTTGGATGCGTTGCTATCAAGAGCCAGATTTATCTTTGGTGGACCAGAAAAGCAAAATGAAGCAGCAACAGCCTGGCCAGGAGAAGATCACACAAGGAATGTAATTAAGATTTAATTTAAGAGATATAGCTGGAAGGAACAGAAAATGAAGTGCAGCATGTCTAAATACCTGAAGGTCAAGTTTGTGAACATTAAAGATGTCTTTCATAGAATGCGAATTATATGCTAGTATGTATGCTCTGTACGCTTCCTTTGCCGACTtatttaaataataatttttttccacTAAATCCTCCTGTAACAGCAGTGAACATTTAATTTCTTGGCACGATTTTATCATGACCATACTATTTAACAAATGCATAGATGTGAACTTTCATTTTCCACCAAGAAAACATACCAAGTGAGGTTGCACTTTTGCTAACTTCTTTTCGTCAAATTCGTACTCTTTCACTGGTACTTTTGCTAACTGCAGATAATTAGTAAACAATAAGAAGAATTCAGGGCAGTTACTATTATAAACTTTGGCAACTTTTTAATCAGAAGCACTTGTGATTCAAAGAATTAAAAAAATACCTTCAGATATTTAAGAAACAGCACCTCATCTGGTATTAAGAAGAGAAGAGCACACCCTTTAGAACCTTCACCACGAGCTGTTCGACCAACCCTATGAATATACTCCTGAAGTAGTAAAATGCCAACACAGAGTTTACAGAATCCATTAAATAGAGTAATCTTATGGAAGAAAAACGAAATGGTAGAAAGAAATGGGTGCAGCGAAATGTAGGAACCTTTGGCTCATCTGGAGGATCATACTGTACAATCCAGTCCTACAAGTTTGATACATACAAATGATTTTAGTAAGAACTCTTTGACTAGATAGGAACATCTGTATTTGATTGTCAAACACAGATTAAACAGGTTGCAAATAGTAACTTACAACAGCAGGAATGTCAAGCCCACGAGCAGCAACATCTGTGCATAATAAGATACCTTTTTCTGCCTTGCAGAAATCAAAAAAGGTCGATGTACGTTTCTGCTGCTTTTGTTTTCCATGGATATCGAAACAGTCCACATGAATGTACCTCAAAATCTCCGAGTGATATTTTACAGACATACACGAAGAGAAGAAAACCATCACTTTCTTGGACAGATTCCTCTTCAGGAAAGAATATAGCAGAAGGAATCTCCTCTCACTTGGCACAATACAATAACCTTGCTCTAATCCTTCATTTGTGGACTGCATCACAAAAGCACTTTGTCAGCTTTATTCGCAGAAAAGGATAGCAAGAAAGCACAAATATTTAATACTATATATTTGCCTTTTTTCTGTCCTCGTCCACATCAATATAAATGGGTTTGGTCTGAAATGATAAGCGCGCAAGATCTTCCACCTGCAACACGTGCTGCTTATTTAAACTTACTACAGGACGATGATAAGTAGGATAACGTAGGGTTTGATGTCATATACCAACCTTTTTAGTCTGGGTAGCAGAAAACAAAGCTGTTTGCCTTTTATCCTGAACATCAGAAATTGATACAGTCAGCTCGGGAGTTAAACGTAGACTTACAattacaaaattgattaaaacacTAAGAAGTGCAGCTAATGTTAGCAAGTGGTTTGAGAATAAATGCAAAAAGGAAAAAGCTACCATACTTGAAATAAACTGCACTTATAATTTATATCCCAAATAATGATATTCTGGTCAGTTTTGTTCATATTTTTACCTTGGGCAGAAGCTTTATAATCTGCCTCATTTCCTCCTCAAAGTTTGCTTCTAGTATTCGATCAGCTTCATCAACAACGAGGCACTGCACATCCAAGAAAACTGTTAATGTAACAAAAAATGAGATCTGAAAACATACTTGGGAAATCGAATTATCCTGACTTTTAATTTAAGCAGAGAGAAATATTCCAAAATTTTAGCTTTCTTCAAAACAAGAATCCTGTAGTAAAAGTTATACGAGAATGGCACATCAACAAAGGTTAAAACCAATCCCATGCATGATGTATCAAGGGCCGAGGATGGGAAAAGATAAGCTTCTAtttgagaaagaagaaaaaaataataaagattgtTACCTTCAAATTTTTAAAAATGAAGCCCTTGGTATTTTGAAGATGATCAAGAAGTCTACCCGGGGTAGCTACTAACAAATTTACTCCTCTCACTAGGCGTTCTGCTTCTCCTCTTCGAGCTGCACCACCCATAACCAACCCAACAGTCTGAGAATGGTACTTCAGAAGATCTTTTGCCACAGCATGTGACTGGATCAATAAAACAGAGGGAGAATGTGAAATATTTCAAACAAATGGTTGCTACCTTTATAATTTTACTCTACACGATAGATGGAGCCATAACAAAATAACTTCACACGAAGAAAAATAACAGAAGTAGTATTCCAATTGGATATACGAGAACAGCAATAGAACAGGACAAGGGTACCTGCATGGCGAGTTCTCTAGTCGGGCAAATGACAATTACACCAGTTCCATTACGAGGACTAAACTTTAAACAATGCATGAGTTCAATGGCCGGTATCAAGAAAGCTAGGGTCTTCCCAGAACCTGTCCTTGCAGCTCCAAGAACATCCTTTCCTTCCAGAAGATGTGGAATAGATCTAGCTTGAATCTGCAGTTGTAATTAAGATACATATCATCGTATATATTAGCCCCTCTGTTTGTTCAGAAGAAAACCACAATCTTAAAGTGCTGCATTCTTTGtaaattcaaaaagaaaagaaaagaaaaccacATTAATGTTATATAAATAATGTCCCGTAAGGAGTAAGGACTCACTTTTGTTACGTTATCCAAGATTGAAATAGCAAAAGACTGTTACGTTATCCGAGATTGAAACAGCAAAAGAGTGGATCCAAGGTCTTTTGAAAGGCTATCACAAATTAGTCACAGCTCGCAGCCAGTGTGCAGACATAGAG
Coding sequences within:
- the LOC113275652 gene encoding ATP-dependent RNA helicase HAS1-like, whose product is MATSEEEINHENEELKMIKKKKRKRENKKTKKQVEKPVSESDEDEKTVDRVEEEEENNGNLNVEQDGEEEEAVETEVTEVEKKKKKVTSKGSGIMSTEAFSNLPLSEPTMKAIEDMGFQHMTQIQARSIPHLLEGKDVLGAARTGSGKTLAFLIPAIELMHCLKFSPRNGTGVIVICPTRELAMQSHAVAKDLLKYHSQTVGLVMGGAARRGEAERLVRGVNLLVATPGRLLDHLQNTKGFIFKNLKCLVVDEADRILEANFEEEMRQIIKLLPKDKRQTALFSATQTKKVEDLARLSFQTKPIYIDVDEDRKKSTNEGLEQGYCIVPSERRFLLLYSFLKRNLSKKVMVFFSSCMSVKYHSEILRYIHVDCFDIHGKQKQQKRTSTFFDFCKAEKGILLCTDVAARGLDIPAVDWIVQYDPPDEPKEYIHRVGRTARGEGSKGCALLFLIPDEVLFLKYLKLAKVPVKEYEFDEKKLAKVQPHLEDLVEKNYYLNKSAKEAYRAYILAYNSHSMKDIFNVHKLDLQAVAASFCFSGPPKINLALDSNASKFRKKSRKVDGSRHGINRDNPYGKQKDDNRQFVRY